From Chryseobacterium joostei, the proteins below share one genomic window:
- a CDS encoding MvdD family ATP-grasp ribosomal peptide maturase encodes MNKILIITHTADNFSIEKVTEYVADNNCEVIRFDVDLYPLENKLSTIFQDGEWISILETPSAKYRLDDISAVWYRRAYNIGKGLKEEMDTKFFGAAMGEIRNTLFGFLESIDAYSLGKPSVYRRLDSKEEQLKLAHKIGLSVPETCLTNNPEEAKKFILKHQNVVAKMQTGFAIYEDGVENVVFTNVVKEDKFEELDSLLYCPMQFQQMIEKKRELRVTIVGRDVYAFEVDSQQFEDAKVDWRKDGVNLLDKWTKTELPKDVEEKLLELLDIYNVDYGAIDIIVSPEDQYYFIEINAAGEFFWLDNLTEGNMISRSIADVLCDKAPRRNNVVLA; translated from the coding sequence ATGAATAAAATTTTAATTATAACACATACCGCAGATAATTTTTCAATTGAAAAAGTAACAGAATACGTTGCAGATAATAACTGTGAAGTCATTCGCTTTGATGTTGATTTATATCCCTTAGAAAATAAACTGTCAACCATTTTTCAGGATGGAGAATGGATAAGTATTCTTGAAACACCATCTGCCAAGTATCGTCTGGATGATATTTCAGCAGTATGGTACCGAAGAGCCTACAATATAGGAAAAGGTTTGAAAGAAGAGATGGATACTAAGTTTTTCGGAGCCGCAATGGGGGAAATTCGTAATACATTGTTCGGTTTTCTGGAGTCTATTGATGCTTATTCATTAGGTAAACCAAGTGTTTACAGAAGACTGGATAGCAAAGAAGAACAATTGAAATTAGCTCATAAAATAGGTCTTTCAGTTCCGGAAACCTGTCTTACAAACAATCCGGAAGAAGCAAAGAAATTTATTCTTAAACATCAGAATGTTGTTGCTAAAATGCAAACGGGTTTTGCTATTTACGAAGACGGAGTAGAAAATGTGGTTTTTACTAATGTGGTAAAAGAAGATAAGTTTGAAGAGCTGGATTCTCTGTTGTACTGCCCGATGCAGTTTCAGCAGATGATCGAAAAGAAAAGAGAGCTTCGTGTTACCATTGTAGGAAGAGATGTCTATGCTTTTGAAGTGGATTCGCAACAATTTGAAGACGCAAAGGTAGATTGGAGAAAGGATGGTGTTAATTTACTTGATAAATGGACAAAAACAGAACTTCCGAAGGATGTTGAAGAGAAACTGCTGGAGCTGCTGGATATTTATAATGTAGACTATGGTGCAATAGATATTATTGTTTCTCCTGAAGATCAATATTACTTTATTGAGATCAATGCCGCAGGTGAGTTTTTCTGGCTGGATAATCTTACGGAAGGAAATATGATTTCCAGAAGCATTGCAGATGTTCTTTGTGATAAGGCTCCAAGAAGAAATAATGTAGTTTTAGCATAA
- a CDS encoding MvdC/MvdD family ATP grasp protein has protein sequence MILCITHSQDFYTIDLFFQYLSSKNIPYFRLNSDQLNHLQKISINENSFEITDESGNTIHSDDIKGVWHRKAWRISVPEELDENYEKIFQIEYGSLRYNLFTSLEDIPWINPFEKEKKIDGNKMLQLKIAQRNHLTIPKTMFSNDEEKITTFFHQYCSGKAIAKLHGVQSKTMSGENLISTMIIEEETLEYLSDIAYCPMIFQPYIDKEYELRIMYVDGVFFTGKINNSSNADWRISNENYFWSAYELPENIKINLTSMMKEMGLYMGAIDVIKGKDGEYYFLEVNPQGEWGMLQKELGFPIAERIADNLIKRINFHE, from the coding sequence ATGATTCTCTGTATCACCCACTCGCAGGATTTTTATACTATTGATCTTTTCTTTCAATATCTTTCTTCTAAAAATATTCCTTATTTTAGGTTGAATTCCGATCAGCTTAATCATCTTCAGAAAATCAGCATCAATGAAAACTCATTTGAAATTACTGATGAGTCCGGAAATACCATCCATTCTGATGATATTAAAGGAGTATGGCACAGAAAAGCATGGCGGATAAGTGTTCCGGAAGAACTGGATGAGAACTACGAGAAGATCTTTCAGATCGAATATGGAAGTCTTCGTTATAATTTGTTCACTTCCCTTGAAGATATTCCTTGGATCAATCCCTTTGAAAAAGAAAAGAAAATTGATGGAAACAAGATGCTTCAGCTTAAAATTGCCCAAAGAAATCACCTGACCATTCCCAAAACTATGTTTTCTAATGATGAAGAGAAAATAACCACATTTTTTCATCAATATTGTTCAGGAAAAGCAATTGCCAAACTGCATGGTGTACAATCCAAAACCATGAGTGGTGAAAACCTTATTTCTACCATGATTATTGAGGAAGAAACCCTGGAATATCTTTCTGATATTGCCTACTGTCCAATGATCTTCCAGCCTTACATTGATAAAGAATATGAATTGCGAATCATGTATGTAGACGGAGTTTTCTTTACAGGTAAGATCAATAACAGTAGCAATGCAGACTGGAGAATAAGCAATGAAAACTACTTCTGGTCTGCCTATGAGCTACCTGAAAATATCAAAATAAATTTGACTTCCATGATGAAGGAAATGGGGCTTTATATGGGAGCCATTGATGTAATAAAAGGAAAAGACGGAGAATATTATTTTCTTGAAGTCAATCCGCAGGGAGAATGGGGAATGCTGCAAAAAGAACTAGGCTTTCCCATAGCAGAAAGAATTGCCGATAACCTTATCAAAAGAATTAATTTCCATGAATAA
- a CDS encoding microviridin/marinostatin family tricyclic proteinase inhibitor has product MENKNSKKKPFFASFLEKQLKDPETVKGGTDIITIPERDSITKPTIDNVTSPQADLQHTMKYPSDGDDDAILL; this is encoded by the coding sequence ATGGAAAACAAAAACTCAAAAAAGAAACCGTTTTTCGCGTCATTTCTTGAAAAACAACTTAAAGATCCTGAAACAGTAAAAGGAGGAACGGATATTATCACGATTCCTGAAAGAGACAGTATTACAAAGCCTACAATAGACAATGTAACTTCTCCTCAGGCTGATTTGCAGCATACTATGAAATATCCTTCTGATGGTGATGATGATGCGATCTTACTATAA
- a CDS encoding alpha/beta fold hydrolase — MEILNSKIFGEASTATPLLVFHGLFGMLDNWGSFGKDLGEYLPVHLIDLRNHGRSFHSDDMSHDDLADDIARYMDHYGIQKAHVLGHSLGGKAVMQFAIKYPERVEKLIVVDISPKAYPPHHQGVIKALESVDFNTVGSRNDVEAILSQYIPEKSTIQFLTKNLYWDDNKKLNWRFNLKTLSEKYNEFVSNAVKFGIFDGEALFIAGEKSNYILPQDEYGIKQQFPKAKIVTVKNAGHWVQAENPVDFANVVKQFLGLS; from the coding sequence ATGGAAATCTTAAACTCAAAAATATTTGGTGAGGCTTCAACGGCTACACCGCTTTTGGTATTCCACGGATTGTTCGGGATGCTTGACAACTGGGGAAGTTTCGGAAAAGATCTTGGAGAATATCTTCCGGTACATCTGATTGATCTTAGAAACCACGGAAGAAGTTTTCATTCAGATGATATGTCCCATGATGATCTGGCGGATGATATTGCCCGTTATATGGATCATTACGGAATTCAAAAAGCACATGTTTTGGGACATTCTTTAGGTGGAAAAGCGGTAATGCAGTTTGCCATAAAATATCCTGAAAGAGTTGAAAAGCTGATTGTAGTGGATATTTCTCCAAAAGCTTATCCACCACATCATCAAGGAGTAATCAAGGCTTTGGAAAGTGTTGACTTTAATACCGTGGGTTCCAGAAATGATGTGGAAGCTATTTTAAGCCAGTACATTCCTGAAAAATCAACGATCCAGTTTTTAACAAAAAACCTGTATTGGGATGATAATAAAAAGCTGAACTGGAGGTTTAACCTTAAAACACTATCCGAAAAGTATAATGAATTTGTTTCCAACGCTGTGAAATTCGGAATCTTTGATGGTGAAGCCTTATTTATTGCCGGAGAGAAATCCAACTATATCCTTCCACAGGACGAATATGGGATAAAGCAGCAGTTTCCAAAGGCTAAAATTGTTACTGTGAAAAATGCAGGACATTGGGTGCAGGCTGAAAATCCTGTAGATTTTGCTAATGTAGTTAAGCAATTTCTGGGATTAAGCTAA
- a CDS encoding pyridoxine 5'-phosphate synthase — translation MTKLSVNINKIATLRNARGGETPSVTEAAIKIQEFGGQGITIHPRPDERHITRKDVYDLKPLVTTEFNIEGNPHQSFIDMVLDVKPEQVTLVPDADDAITSNAGWDTKKHLDYLTEIIAEFKKAGIRTSIFLDPMPELVEYAAKTGADRIELYTEAYAKDYLTNKEQAIKPYYDTAVAATEFGLGINAGHDLSLENLKYFADNIPNLLEVSIGHALVSEALYMGLENTVQSYLKRLAKW, via the coding sequence ATGACAAAACTAAGCGTAAACATTAATAAGATTGCGACCTTAAGAAATGCAAGAGGAGGAGAAACACCAAGTGTTACAGAAGCAGCGATAAAGATCCAGGAATTCGGAGGACAGGGAATTACCATTCATCCAAGACCTGATGAAAGACATATTACAAGAAAAGATGTCTATGATCTGAAACCATTGGTTACGACTGAGTTCAACATTGAGGGAAATCCACATCAGTCTTTTATTGATATGGTGCTAGATGTAAAACCTGAGCAGGTGACATTGGTTCCTGATGCAGATGATGCCATCACTTCAAATGCAGGTTGGGATACAAAAAAACATTTGGATTATCTTACGGAAATCATCGCAGAATTTAAAAAAGCAGGAATCCGTACTTCAATTTTCCTTGATCCAATGCCTGAGCTGGTAGAATATGCAGCAAAGACAGGAGCAGACAGAATTGAACTATATACTGAAGCTTACGCGAAAGATTATTTGACAAATAAAGAACAGGCTATAAAACCTTATTATGATACAGCTGTTGCAGCTACTGAGTTTGGACTAGGAATCAATGCAGGACATGATCTGAGCTTAGAGAATCTAAAATACTTTGCAGACAATATCCCTAATCTATTGGAAGTATCCATCGGGCATGCTTTAGTTTCCGAGGCACTTTATATGGGACTGGAAAATACAGTTCAATCTTATTTGAAGAGATTGGCAAAATGGTAA
- a CDS encoding mechanosensitive ion channel family protein yields the protein MKNEIQDTRDFLQNISDQIHYFVRDHVYADLALPIQIMLKFLFLAGMIYLLDFVFKFIVNTIFKFFFDKEKFPILKSIYDSRITNSVVHLGALNFAGYALLSVFYRHPKSFALLEIIVGVATIFVIAGLLFRALTAFRNYFVIKQDYYKIMTLNAISETVKIFGIFVLSVIGICLIFGIKGGTILGSLGAITAVLVLVFRDTILGFVTGLHVATSKNMKVGDWISIPKYSIEGNITEINLLTTKITNFDKTVSTIPTYDLLTTEIKNLQVMSESNTRRIKKSIYFNINSFKFLTDEDIERLKEINLIADYLEEKRQEIKKEKENVSHNDKEINGRQLTNIGVFRYYAQKYIENDPDIEKSGARMVRQLEITPQGLPLEIYCFANDSKWEHFEQIQADIFDHLLVASKEFELQVMQVSVKV from the coding sequence ATGAAAAACGAAATACAAGATACCAGAGATTTTCTGCAGAATATCAGTGATCAGATCCATTATTTTGTGAGAGATCATGTATATGCTGATCTGGCACTTCCTATTCAGATTATGCTGAAATTTTTATTTCTGGCAGGGATGATCTATCTCTTGGATTTTGTTTTTAAATTCATTGTCAATACTATTTTCAAATTCTTTTTTGATAAAGAAAAATTCCCTATTTTAAAGTCAATCTATGATTCAAGAATTACCAATTCCGTGGTTCATCTAGGAGCATTGAACTTTGCGGGATATGCATTGCTTTCCGTCTTTTACAGACATCCGAAAAGCTTTGCATTGTTGGAGATTATTGTTGGGGTTGCTACTATTTTTGTGATTGCAGGATTATTATTTAGAGCTTTAACGGCTTTTAGAAATTATTTTGTAATCAAACAAGATTACTACAAAATCATGACTCTTAATGCCATTTCTGAAACAGTAAAAATCTTTGGAATTTTTGTACTTTCTGTAATAGGAATCTGTTTGATTTTTGGAATTAAAGGAGGAACCATTTTAGGAAGTTTGGGGGCAATAACAGCTGTTCTGGTTTTAGTTTTCAGAGATACCATTTTAGGATTTGTTACCGGACTTCACGTTGCTACATCCAAAAACATGAAAGTAGGTGACTGGATCAGTATTCCCAAGTACAGCATTGAAGGAAACATTACAGAGATCAATCTTTTGACTACAAAAATCACCAATTTTGATAAAACGGTTTCCACAATTCCTACTTATGATTTACTGACCACTGAGATCAAAAATCTGCAGGTGATGTCAGAATCCAATACCAGAAGAATCAAGAAATCCATTTATTTCAATATCAATTCCTTTAAATTCCTTACTGATGAAGATATTGAGCGCTTAAAGGAAATCAACTTAATTGCAGATTATCTGGAAGAAAAAAGACAGGAAATCAAAAAAGAAAAAGAGAATGTGAGCCATAATGATAAAGAAATCAACGGAAGACAGCTTACCAATATCGGTGTTTTCAGATATTATGCACAAAAATATATAGAAAACGATCCTGATATTGAGAAAAGTGGAGCCAGAATGGTTCGTCAGCTGGAGATTACTCCACAAGGGCTTCCTCTGGAAATCTACTGTTTTGCAAATGATTCAAAGTGGGAGCATTTTGAACAGATTCAGGCAGATATTTTCGACCATTTGCTGGTAGCTTCGAAGGAATTTGAGCTTCAGGTAATGCAGGTAAGTGTAAAAGTATAA
- a CDS encoding DUF456 domain-containing protein, giving the protein MDTTIINILCLVLLFVGILGTFLPVLPGLLLSICGLLIYKFGTDADLPMIYIWAFGILTLASVILSYVIPAKTNRKYGGTRWGSIGSVIGTIVGIFIPIPLGFLIGMFAGVFIGELLHDSKDMNKALQSTKGALIGFIYGTGFSFVVGVAMFLVVLLNMFDII; this is encoded by the coding sequence ATGGATACAACAATCATTAATATTCTCTGTCTTGTTTTATTATTTGTCGGAATATTGGGTACTTTTCTCCCGGTTCTTCCCGGCTTATTGCTAAGTATCTGCGGATTGCTGATCTATAAATTCGGGACTGATGCTGATCTTCCGATGATCTATATCTGGGCGTTTGGTATTCTCACGTTGGCTTCTGTAATCTTGAGCTATGTAATTCCTGCTAAAACCAACAGGAAATATGGAGGGACGCGCTGGGGAAGCATTGGATCTGTAATCGGAACCATTGTAGGAATATTTATTCCGATACCCTTAGGCTTCCTGATCGGAATGTTTGCAGGGGTATTTATTGGGGAGCTTCTGCATGACAGCAAGGATATGAACAAGGCATTACAATCCACTAAAGGAGCATTAATTGGGTTTATTTACGGAACCGGATTTAGCTTTGTAGTGGGAGTGGCAATGTTTTTGGTAGTACTTCTGAATATGTTTGATATTATTTAA
- a CDS encoding uracil-DNA glycosylase, whose product MTWTEILAPIKSTEYFKTLWEKVKNEYATTKVFPPKDQIFRALELTSFEDVEVVIIGQDPYHNDYQANGLCFSVSEQVTAPPSLKNIFIELKDDLGVVRTSKELDDWGKQGVLLLNATLTVRAHTPNSHKDLGWEQFTNFIIKEISDKKENVVFVLWGAFAQKKAELIDPAKHFIIKSAHPSPFSVYRGFFGSKPFSKINEYLVSKGKKPIAW is encoded by the coding sequence ATGACCTGGACAGAAATTTTAGCCCCAATAAAAAGTACTGAATACTTCAAAACCCTTTGGGAGAAAGTAAAAAATGAATATGCAACCACAAAGGTTTTTCCACCAAAAGATCAGATCTTCAGAGCATTGGAACTGACTTCATTTGAAGATGTTGAGGTAGTTATCATTGGTCAGGATCCTTATCATAATGATTATCAAGCCAACGGGTTGTGTTTTTCTGTTTCTGAGCAGGTTACTGCACCACCATCCCTTAAGAATATTTTTATTGAACTGAAAGATGATCTTGGAGTAGTAAGAACTTCAAAGGAATTGGATGACTGGGGAAAACAAGGCGTTCTTTTGCTGAATGCTACCCTTACAGTTCGTGCACACACGCCAAATTCTCATAAAGACCTTGGCTGGGAACAATTTACCAATTTTATCATTAAGGAAATTTCTGATAAAAAAGAAAATGTGGTTTTTGTATTGTGGGGAGCTTTTGCACAGAAAAAAGCCGAACTTATAGATCCGGCTAAACATTTTATTATAAAATCGGCACACCCGTCGCCCTTCTCTGTTTATAGAGGTTTTTTTGGAAGCAAGCCCTTCTCAAAAATTAACGAGTATCTTGTTTCCAAAGGGAAAAAGCCTATTGCGTGGTAG
- a CDS encoding acyltransferase family protein: MKNEIKSLTGLRGIVALWVTFFHFIHFKIDLIQTVVKKGYVAVDIFFVLSAFLLAISYADKFKALNFSVIQKFYKKRVNRIYPVYFLSVIFIAVFLIDTSKTKFLINAALLQCFFNPNYSLGSVYWSLSTEWICYLIFPFLLFFIVRYKIRSEILIVAGLVLRLIFPYFPDNLYLGSDMQMQMIKSSAYLDITFGLNSLVRTISSYLLGIGVAFLPSITLRKNLVTYIALILSLLLLYTEKGLFFIPLLSAIMIKQLYDGEDSIVKRFLGSNAVYFLGNISYSLYIIHYIVLVQKIVFVSSELLNSFILIALSIVLSYFSYILIERKVKIFKV; this comes from the coding sequence ATGAAAAATGAAATAAAATCCTTAACCGGGTTGAGAGGAATTGTAGCATTGTGGGTAACCTTTTTTCATTTTATCCATTTTAAAATAGATCTGATTCAAACTGTTGTAAAGAAAGGCTATGTTGCCGTGGATATCTTTTTTGTGTTAAGCGCTTTTTTATTGGCAATTTCTTATGCTGATAAATTTAAGGCCCTAAACTTTAGTGTAATACAGAAATTTTATAAGAAAAGGGTAAACAGGATTTATCCCGTCTATTTTTTATCCGTTATTTTCATTGCAGTATTCTTAATAGACACTTCTAAAACGAAATTTCTGATTAATGCTGCTTTACTGCAGTGTTTTTTTAATCCTAATTATTCATTAGGGAGTGTTTATTGGTCATTAAGTACCGAGTGGATTTGTTATCTCATATTTCCTTTCTTGCTTTTCTTTATCGTTCGTTACAAAATACGTAGTGAAATATTAATTGTGGCAGGTCTGGTTTTAAGACTGATCTTTCCGTACTTTCCGGATAACCTGTACCTAGGCTCAGACATGCAGATGCAAATGATTAAATCTTCGGCCTATCTTGATATTACTTTTGGCCTAAATTCCTTAGTAAGAACCATATCCTCTTACTTGCTGGGAATAGGAGTTGCTTTTTTACCTAGCATTACATTGCGAAAAAATCTGGTTACTTATATTGCATTGATTCTGTCTTTGTTATTACTGTATACAGAAAAAGGACTGTTCTTTATTCCATTATTATCGGCGATAATGATTAAACAGTTGTATGATGGGGAAGATAGTATTGTTAAAAGGTTCTTGGGAAGTAATGCCGTTTATTTTCTGGGAAATATTTCCTACTCATTATATATTATCCATTATATAGTATTAGTGCAGAAAATTGTTTTTGTATCCTCAGAGCTGTTGAATAGCTTCATATTAATTGCTTTGTCTATTGTATTATCCTATTTCTCCTATATTTTGATTGAAAGAAAAGTGAAGATATTTAAGGTATAG
- a CDS encoding GNAT family N-acetyltransferase, translated as MKLETERLILSGINESHVEDILKIRSNEVINQYVKRNSPKTNYDALEFILHIKRKAQEKEIIFWGISYKGYPNLIGTICLWKFSEDRKTAEVGYELLPDYHHKGIMSEALKAILEFGFNQLNLQNVLAFTNRLNTNSQLLLLKHHFVLEESKKDENNPDNFIFSLKNPL; from the coding sequence ATGAAACTGGAAACTGAAAGATTGATTTTAAGCGGCATCAATGAAAGTCATGTAGAAGATATTCTGAAAATCCGAAGCAATGAGGTTATTAATCAGTATGTAAAAAGAAATTCTCCAAAAACCAATTATGATGCTCTGGAGTTTATTCTACATATCAAAAGAAAAGCTCAGGAGAAAGAAATTATTTTCTGGGGAATCTCTTATAAAGGTTATCCAAACCTTATTGGAACAATTTGTCTGTGGAAGTTTTCTGAGGATAGGAAAACAGCAGAAGTTGGGTATGAATTATTGCCGGATTATCATCACAAAGGAATCATGTCAGAAGCCTTGAAAGCCATTTTGGAGTTTGGATTTAATCAATTGAACTTACAGAACGTGCTTGCCTTTACAAATAGGCTAAACACTAATTCGCAGTTGCTGCTCTTAAAGCATCATTTTGTTTTGGAAGAAAGTAAAAAAGATGAAAATAATCCAGATAATTTTATTTTTAGCTTAAAAAATCCGCTCTGA
- a CDS encoding endonuclease MutS2 codes for MYIDKEDLDELEFPQLLAEISPFAYSPKTREKILQLRPMEIDEAELSLKKTSEYLSSFESSNAIPFDEYEDIESELKLMLIENYRLENSAFIKIKTITEQIGRLQKFFPTMPETFPTLLEEISVLEFRKEIIDKVDKVFNRFGEVKSEASPALKDLRTEIQHAKKAIQENFNRALTTYGQSDFLDDIRETIIDDQRVLAVKSGFKKRVPGRTLGISKTGSITYIQPDSVVKHYFKLRENEEEEKKEIDKVLRKLTAELAEFQPQLWRYQIYIFDLDLTRAKAKFADLVNGILPKINRHKTLKLKDAFHPLLWLRNKVENKTIHPQTLALTEHNRIICISGPNAGGKSITLKTVGLLQLMIQSGILVPVHPKSEMFFFEKVMTDIGDNQSIENHLSTYSSRLKKMSGIIREADANTLLLIDEFGTGSDPELGGALAESFMEFFYDKKSFAIITTHYTNIKLVIEQLPNAQNAAMLFNEETLEPMYKLEVGQAGSSFTFEVAEKNKIPRFIIHSAKKKVEHDIVNLDKTIVKLQQEKYEVEKLKTDLAERKESVEDKRDNLQKLNDQLQQKLFNFQKLYEEEHRKLQFGNKIEAFIDSYVKGKSRKDVVKDFVKILEQEKFRKIGADKDETKRLQVVKRKITQQLKKEEVIEKITETNEKLEEKRKTDRAVWMKIGQRVRITGSTSVGTIEKISRNKVIVNYGTFKTTINSDELERI; via the coding sequence GTGTATATAGATAAAGAAGATTTAGACGAATTAGAGTTTCCGCAATTGCTCGCGGAAATTTCCCCATTTGCGTATTCTCCGAAAACAAGAGAAAAAATTCTTCAACTTCGTCCCATGGAAATTGACGAGGCGGAACTTTCATTAAAAAAAACATCAGAATATCTGTCTAGTTTTGAAAGTTCAAATGCTATTCCGTTTGATGAATATGAAGATATTGAAAGTGAGCTGAAATTGATGCTGATTGAGAATTACCGTCTGGAAAACAGTGCTTTCATCAAAATAAAAACCATCACGGAACAGATCGGAAGATTACAAAAGTTCTTCCCTACCATGCCTGAGACATTTCCTACTTTATTGGAAGAGATTTCTGTACTGGAATTCAGAAAAGAGATCATTGATAAGGTAGATAAGGTTTTTAACCGTTTTGGTGAGGTAAAAAGTGAAGCTTCTCCGGCCTTAAAAGATTTGAGAACCGAGATACAGCATGCCAAGAAAGCTATTCAGGAAAACTTCAACCGTGCTCTTACCACTTATGGACAGAGTGACTTTTTGGACGACATACGAGAAACAATTATTGATGATCAAAGGGTTTTAGCCGTAAAGTCAGGATTTAAGAAAAGAGTTCCTGGAAGAACCTTGGGAATTTCAAAAACAGGTTCCATTACCTACATCCAGCCGGATAGTGTAGTAAAACATTACTTCAAGCTTCGTGAAAATGAGGAGGAGGAGAAAAAAGAGATCGACAAGGTTCTCAGAAAGCTTACTGCAGAACTGGCAGAGTTTCAACCTCAGCTTTGGAGGTATCAGATTTATATTTTTGATCTTGACCTTACAAGAGCTAAGGCAAAGTTTGCAGATTTGGTAAACGGAATTCTTCCGAAGATCAACCGCCATAAAACATTGAAGCTGAAAGATGCTTTCCATCCATTATTATGGTTAAGAAATAAGGTTGAGAACAAGACGATTCATCCACAGACACTGGCTTTAACGGAACACAACAGGATCATCTGTATTTCCGGGCCTAATGCCGGAGGAAAATCTATTACGCTGAAAACAGTTGGATTACTGCAGTTGATGATTCAGAGTGGTATTTTGGTCCCCGTACATCCGAAGTCTGAAATGTTTTTCTTTGAAAAAGTAATGACCGACATTGGTGATAATCAATCTATTGAAAACCATCTATCGACGTATTCTTCGAGGTTAAAGAAAATGTCAGGAATCATTCGTGAGGCTGATGCTAATACTCTTTTACTGATTGATGAGTTCGGAACCGGATCTGATCCTGAATTGGGAGGTGCCTTAGCAGAAAGCTTTATGGAGTTTTTCTATGATAAGAAAAGTTTTGCGATTATTACAACGCATTATACCAACATCAAATTAGTCATAGAACAACTTCCAAATGCCCAGAATGCGGCTATGCTTTTCAATGAGGAAACTCTGGAACCCATGTACAAACTGGAAGTTGGCCAGGCAGGAAGTTCATTCACCTTTGAAGTGGCGGAAAAGAATAAAATCCCGAGGTTTATCATTCATTCTGCAAAGAAAAAGGTAGAGCACGATATTGTTAATCTTGATAAAACCATCGTAAAGCTACAGCAGGAAAAATATGAAGTTGAAAAACTGAAAACAGATCTTGCCGAAAGAAAAGAATCTGTAGAAGATAAACGTGATAATCTCCAAAAACTGAATGATCAGCTTCAGCAGAAACTCTTCAATTTCCAGAAGCTTTATGAAGAAGAACACCGTAAACTACAGTTTGGAAATAAGATTGAAGCTTTTATCGACAGTTATGTAAAAGGAAAATCACGAAAGGATGTGGTAAAGGATTTCGTGAAAATTTTAGAACAGGAAAAGTTCAGGAAAATTGGAGCTGATAAAGATGAAACCAAGCGACTTCAGGTAGTGAAGAGAAAGATTACTCAACAGCTTAAAAAAGAAGAAGTCATTGAGAAAATCACTGAAACCAATGAAAAGCTGGAAGAAAAACGCAAAACCGATCGTGCAGTTTGGATGAAAATTGGCCAGCGTGTTCGCATCACCGGAAGTACCAGTGTTGGAACAATTGAGAAAATTTCCAGAAACAAAGTGATCGTTAATTACGGAACTTTCAAGACGACGATTAATTCTGACGAATTAGAGAGAATTTAA